The Sulfuricaulis sp. genome contains a region encoding:
- a CDS encoding DUF1329 domain-containing protein, which translates to MTQTKLSVILATATLLCFSTVSTAELGRDLTPLGAQAAANSAGTIPAWNGGLTTPVTGFKPGGHYPDPYADDKPKLTIDAANADQHKDRLSAGQIALLKKYPTWKMNVYPTQRSAVYPKAVYEATAANIGTAKLAAGGNGVTGTTAGIPFPVPKDGLETIWNVLLRYKGDTYAMTWNQAAVTRDGAYTLVRFEYEYDFSYSNVSKPAAEREPNKLTNFLQIVTAPARLAGQVLLVHETVDQVKQPRSAWIYNPGQRRVRLAPNVAYDNPGTAADGLRTSDDFGMYNGATDRYDWKLVGKQEMYIPYNSYKLGSNTLKYADILKPGHINPEHTRYELHRVWVVEATLKPGASHIYKRRTFYIDEDSWAIVVTDKYDARDQLWRVSEQHSMNFYDVPMYYGTVEVHSDLQSGRYIAMGLRNEESKVYQPIRRSAADFTPANLRNLGTR; encoded by the coding sequence ATGACGCAGACCAAACTTTCCGTAATTCTGGCAACCGCCACGTTACTTTGTTTTTCCACTGTCTCGACCGCCGAGTTGGGCCGGGACCTGACCCCGCTCGGCGCTCAGGCCGCCGCCAACAGTGCCGGCACCATTCCGGCCTGGAACGGGGGACTGACCACTCCGGTCACCGGTTTCAAGCCCGGTGGGCATTATCCCGATCCCTATGCCGACGACAAACCCAAGCTCACCATTGATGCCGCCAATGCCGATCAACACAAGGACAGGCTTTCAGCCGGCCAGATTGCGCTGCTGAAAAAGTATCCAACATGGAAAATGAACGTTTACCCAACGCAACGCAGCGCGGTCTATCCCAAAGCAGTTTACGAGGCCACGGCCGCGAACATCGGTACCGCCAAGCTTGCGGCCGGCGGCAACGGCGTGACCGGCACCACCGCCGGCATTCCCTTCCCTGTGCCTAAGGACGGACTCGAGACGATCTGGAATGTGTTGTTGCGTTACAAGGGTGACACCTATGCCATGACCTGGAACCAGGCGGCGGTGACGCGCGATGGCGCCTACACACTGGTGCGTTTTGAGTACGAATACGATTTTTCCTACAGCAATGTCAGCAAACCCGCCGCCGAGCGCGAACCCAACAAGCTCACCAATTTTCTCCAGATCGTTACGGCCCCGGCCCGCCTCGCCGGTCAGGTGCTGCTGGTGCACGAAACGGTGGATCAAGTGAAGCAGCCGCGCAGTGCCTGGATCTACAACCCGGGTCAGCGGCGTGTACGCTTGGCACCGAACGTGGCCTATGACAACCCCGGAACGGCTGCTGACGGTTTGCGCACCAGCGATGACTTCGGCATGTACAACGGCGCCACCGACCGCTACGACTGGAAGCTCGTGGGCAAGCAGGAAATGTACATCCCGTACAATTCCTACAAGCTCGGCAGCAATACGCTCAAGTACGCCGACATCCTCAAGCCCGGACATATCAATCCCGAGCACACGCGTTACGAACTCCACCGCGTGTGGGTTGTCGAGGCGACCCTGAAGCCGGGGGCGAGCCATATCTACAAGCGCCGCACTTTCTATATCGACGAGGACAGTTGGGCGATTGTGGTGACTGACAAATACGATGCGCGCGACCAGCTGTGGCGTGTTTCCGAACAGCACTCGATGAATTTTTATGATGTCCCGATGTATTACGGCACGGTCGAGGTGCATTCTGACCTGCAATCGGGCCGCTATATTGCCATGGGATTGCGCAACGAGGAGTCCAAGGTTTATCAGCCCATTCGCCGTTCGGCGGCGGATTTCACGCCGGCCAACCTGCGCAATCTCGGTACGCGCTGA